Proteins co-encoded in one Arthrobacter sp. ERGS1:01 genomic window:
- a CDS encoding MFS transporter: protein MSHISTLAPGPGNAPAVSSRRWWTLTTVALAQLMVVLDSTVVNIALPSAQRDLGFTNGDRQWIITAYSLAFGSLLLLGGRLSDLMGRKRTFIIGLIGFAGASALGGAAGSFGMLVFARALQGAFGALLAPTALAVLTTTFTIPKERARAFGVFGAIAGAGGAVGLLLGGFLTEDFNWRWNLYINVFIAIFAVIGASIFVSHTTHEGPRPKLDIPGTVLVSGALFGLVYGFSNAETDGWHAPQTWGMLVAAGVLLVAFVLWQRRAAHPILPLHIILDRNRGAAYSSVVIAGAGMFGIFLFVTYYVQSSLHYSPIQTGVGFLPMILMLVLAAQLSTNIFLPRFGPKVMVPFGMILATIGMVYLTRLGLDSTYAKDLLPPLMILGFGMGSIMPASIQTATYGVDRQFAGVASALVNTSQQVGGSIGTALLNTLAATAATNYVASHLPPTAEVAAQAAVHSYAVAYWWGAGFFALGAVMAALLFRRRGQGQSLHHEHVESGSQTDTVYNNDDDGERVSAGVHADASAPVDGAGGPADEGSEPDHLGRHRA, encoded by the coding sequence ATGTCCCATATTTCAACCCTTGCCCCGGGTCCGGGCAACGCTCCAGCCGTGTCCTCACGCCGCTGGTGGACCCTGACCACGGTTGCCCTGGCGCAGCTGATGGTCGTGTTGGATTCGACAGTCGTCAACATCGCACTGCCGTCGGCGCAGCGCGATCTCGGCTTCACCAACGGTGACCGCCAATGGATCATCACCGCGTATTCGCTGGCCTTCGGCAGCCTGCTGCTGCTCGGCGGCCGGCTCTCCGACCTGATGGGCCGCAAACGCACCTTCATCATCGGCCTGATCGGCTTCGCGGGAGCCTCGGCCCTGGGCGGTGCCGCCGGCAGCTTCGGCATGCTGGTGTTCGCCCGTGCCCTGCAGGGTGCCTTCGGCGCATTGCTGGCCCCGACGGCGCTGGCCGTGCTGACCACCACGTTCACCATCCCCAAGGAACGCGCCCGCGCCTTCGGTGTGTTTGGCGCCATCGCCGGTGCCGGCGGCGCCGTGGGCCTGTTGCTCGGCGGCTTCCTGACCGAGGACTTCAACTGGCGCTGGAACCTGTACATCAACGTCTTCATCGCCATCTTTGCCGTGATTGGCGCCAGCATCTTCGTCAGCCACACAACGCATGAGGGTCCGCGTCCGAAGCTCGACATCCCCGGCACCGTCCTGGTCTCCGGTGCGCTCTTCGGCCTGGTGTACGGCTTCTCCAACGCCGAAACCGACGGCTGGCACGCACCGCAAACCTGGGGCATGCTGGTGGCTGCGGGTGTCCTGCTGGTCGCCTTCGTGCTCTGGCAGCGCCGCGCCGCCCACCCGATCCTGCCGCTGCACATCATCCTTGACCGCAACCGCGGCGCCGCCTATTCCTCGGTGGTGATCGCCGGTGCCGGCATGTTCGGCATCTTCTTGTTCGTCACCTACTACGTCCAGTCCTCGCTGCACTATTCACCCATCCAGACGGGCGTGGGCTTCCTGCCCATGATCCTCATGCTGGTCCTGGCCGCGCAGCTGTCGACGAACATCTTCCTGCCACGGTTCGGCCCCAAGGTCATGGTCCCGTTCGGCATGATCCTGGCCACCATCGGCATGGTCTACCTGACCCGGCTGGGCCTGGACAGCACCTATGCCAAGGACCTCCTGCCGCCGCTGATGATCCTCGGCTTCGGCATGGGCTCCATCATGCCGGCGTCCATCCAGACCGCCACCTACGGGGTCGACCGCCAGTTCGCCGGCGTCGCCTCCGCCCTCGTCAACACGAGCCAGCAGGTGGGCGGTTCCATCGGCACGGCACTGCTGAACACCCTGGCTGCCACGGCCGCCACGAACTACGTGGCCTCGCACCTGCCGCCCACCGCGGAGGTGGCGGCCCAGGCGGCCGTCCACAGCTATGCCGTGGCGTATTGGTGGGGCGCCGGCTTCTTCGCCCTGGGCGCGGTCATGGCCGCGCTGCTGTTCCGGCGGCGCGGGCAGGGGCAGTCGCTGCACCACGAGCACGTGGAGTCCGGCAGCCAAACGGACACCGTCTATAACAACGACGACGACGGCGAACGGGTGAGCGCGGGCGTCCACGCCGACGCCAGTGCCCCCGTGGACGGTGCCGGCGGTCCCGCCGATGAAGGGTCCGAACCCGATCACTTGGGCCGCCACCGGGCCTAG
- a CDS encoding VanZ family protein encodes MDHNDSPSLPQLRGRRIALTALTALAVLTAALLAAAIVPGTLAHRVLTMPVRGGRHGLFGTVNGIALLTVAALPFAVLAAWVLARRRRSAGTAQPWRMSLAEVGLVYGTLPTVWLTLLPGSRAGEVSGRVSLVPFQDIHTLLGAGPATATFQIGGNLLVLAALGFFAPLRFRALASLPRMLALGAGCSILIETAQYVLRLDRVSSVDDVLLNAAGAGLAALASRRWWAARR; translated from the coding sequence ATGGACCACAACGATTCCCCGTCACTTCCGCAGCTCCGTGGCCGCAGGATCGCGCTAACCGCGCTGACTGCGCTGGCGGTCCTCACCGCCGCGCTGCTTGCCGCCGCGATCGTCCCGGGGACCCTGGCGCACAGGGTGCTGACCATGCCCGTCCGCGGCGGCCGGCACGGCTTGTTCGGCACGGTCAACGGCATCGCGCTGTTAACGGTGGCTGCCCTGCCGTTTGCAGTCCTTGCAGCGTGGGTCCTGGCCCGCCGTCGGCGTTCCGCCGGAACCGCACAGCCATGGCGGATGTCCCTGGCGGAGGTGGGCTTGGTCTACGGGACCCTGCCGACGGTTTGGCTCACCCTGCTTCCGGGCAGCCGAGCCGGCGAGGTATCCGGGCGGGTCAGCCTGGTGCCGTTCCAAGACATCCACACGCTCCTTGGGGCCGGGCCGGCGACGGCGACATTCCAGATCGGCGGGAACCTGCTGGTGCTTGCCGCGCTGGGATTCTTTGCCCCGTTGAGATTCCGGGCGCTGGCATCGCTGCCGCGCATGCTGGCACTGGGGGCGGGCTGCTCGATCCTCATCGAGACCGCCCAGTATGTCCTGCGTCTGGACCGCGTCTCCTCGGTGGACGACGTCCTGCTCAACGCCGCGGGTGCGGGGCTTGCGGCGCTGGCGTCGCGCCGCTGGTGGGCAGCTCGACGGTAA
- a CDS encoding sensor histidine kinase, with translation MDRAPGLSVRVKLTLSYAGFLMLAGILLLAVVWVFLLRYVPHAASSSQAGFSPGRDDLVRAFTPAASWALAFLLVFGILGGWLLAGRMLAPLGRITSAARKAAEGSLSHRIWLEGSRDEFRELADAFDTMLARLDAHVAEQRRFAANASHELRTPLAITQTLLEVARNDPAADPGKLVERLHAVNARAIDLTEALLVLSRAEQKSFSLDAVDLSLLVEEAAETLLPLAEKRGVTINASGEQAPTSGSRSLLLQLTTNLLHNAIVHNVPDGGSVWAATAVRPGSVVLMVENSGEPVSHQLLASLTEPFKRGSDRIRSDHAGVGLGLAIVKSITEAHNGSLSITPRPAGGLCVTVELPTSGATPAPQAPHPRR, from the coding sequence ATGGATAGGGCACCCGGGTTGAGCGTCCGCGTCAAGCTCACCCTCAGCTACGCCGGATTCCTCATGCTGGCCGGTATCCTGCTGCTCGCCGTCGTCTGGGTATTCCTCCTGCGCTATGTGCCGCACGCGGCAAGCAGCAGCCAGGCAGGCTTCTCCCCCGGCCGCGACGACCTGGTGCGCGCATTCACTCCCGCGGCAAGCTGGGCGCTGGCGTTCCTGTTGGTGTTCGGCATCCTGGGCGGCTGGCTCCTCGCCGGCCGCATGCTGGCCCCGCTGGGCCGCATCACCTCCGCCGCACGCAAGGCCGCGGAAGGTTCACTCTCCCACCGCATCTGGCTGGAAGGGAGCCGGGACGAGTTCCGCGAACTCGCCGACGCCTTCGACACCATGCTCGCGCGCCTCGACGCGCACGTTGCCGAACAGCGCAGATTTGCCGCGAACGCCTCCCACGAGCTGCGCACCCCGCTGGCAATCACGCAGACGCTGCTGGAGGTGGCCCGCAACGATCCGGCGGCCGACCCCGGCAAACTCGTCGAGCGCCTGCACGCCGTCAACGCCCGGGCGATCGACCTCACCGAGGCGCTCCTGGTGCTCAGCCGCGCCGAGCAAAAGTCCTTCAGCCTCGACGCCGTCGATCTGTCCCTTCTGGTGGAGGAGGCCGCCGAAACCCTGCTCCCGCTCGCCGAGAAGCGCGGGGTCACGATCAACGCCTCGGGCGAACAGGCTCCCACGTCGGGATCCCGCTCACTGCTGCTCCAGCTGACGACGAATCTCCTGCACAACGCAATCGTGCACAATGTGCCCGACGGCGGCTCCGTGTGGGCGGCCACCGCGGTCCGCCCGGGGTCGGTGGTGCTCATGGTGGAAAACAGCGGCGAGCCGGTTTCCCACCAGTTGCTTGCGAGCCTCACCGAACCGTTCAAGCGCGGCTCTGACCGCATCCGCAGCGATCATGCAGGCGTCGGACTTGGCCTGGCCATCGTCAAAAGCATCACCGAGGCCCACAACGGGAGCCTCTCCATCACCCCGCGCCCGGCGGGCGGCTTATGCGTTACCGTCGAGCTGCCCACCAGCGGCGCGACGCCAGCGCCGCAAGCCCCGCACCCGCGGCGTTGA
- a CDS encoding RNA-binding S4 domain-containing protein has translation MSSHEIIDIPIRDDMIRLGQLLKLASLVEDGVEAAELIKNGMVKVNGEIDERRGRQLHDGDTVTLNGETVRIRTGQ, from the coding sequence ATGAGTTCACACGAGATCATTGACATCCCCATCCGCGACGACATGATCCGCCTGGGCCAGCTGCTCAAGCTGGCCAGCCTGGTGGAGGACGGCGTGGAGGCTGCCGAGCTGATCAAGAACGGCATGGTGAAGGTCAACGGCGAGATCGACGAACGCCGCGGCCGCCAGCTTCACGACGGGGACACCGTCACCCTCAACGGCGAAACGGTGCGCATCCGCACCGGGCAGTAA
- a CDS encoding DUF6479 family protein, producing the protein MLSVLDPVAANDVAASSFNTASLQPWIVLVVVGVILVVNFMKATNRRRRANQPPTPGVSQPVNHQQPGRPQQNGSRQNGTARPQPGAPYVGTLLNGIPMNTPGTLHGQQGAGFANERMRAEAELKRQLDALDAARRSGQVTADQYAAHREAIFKNF; encoded by the coding sequence GTGCTTAGTGTGCTCGACCCGGTGGCGGCCAATGATGTTGCCGCGTCATCCTTTAATACGGCGTCCCTCCAACCATGGATCGTGCTCGTTGTGGTGGGTGTGATCCTCGTGGTCAATTTCATGAAGGCCACGAACCGGCGGCGGCGGGCAAACCAGCCGCCCACCCCGGGCGTCTCCCAGCCCGTCAACCATCAACAGCCTGGCCGGCCCCAGCAAAACGGCTCCCGGCAAAACGGCACGGCCCGCCCGCAGCCCGGCGCCCCGTACGTGGGCACGCTGCTCAACGGAATTCCGATGAACACCCCGGGCACCCTGCACGGCCAGCAGGGCGCCGGATTCGCCAACGAGCGCATGCGCGCGGAGGCCGAGCTCAAACGCCAGCTGGACGCCCTCGACGCCGCCCGCCGCAGCGGCCAGGTCACGGCCGACCAGTACGCCGCCCACCGCGAGGCCATCTTCAAGAACTTCTAG
- a CDS encoding TetR/AcrR family transcriptional regulator: MTQPRLSDQPGPSQDRAADPATCEPVKLGRKRDHTRDPEILEAALAVLAETGYDGMTIDMVAARAKAGKATLYRRWPSKAELVLDAVACLKMGDTDPAHLPDTGTLRGDLVAMIKPHSIEANERKLQIMAGLMSMLSRSPELMEAATATIVEPRVAVNRVFMGRAVARGEIADTLDVEMLSLVTPAMAAFRVLVLKKPVDREFLISMIDGVLLPAVDLGSGERQAD, from the coding sequence ATGACGCAACCGCGCCTCAGCGACCAGCCCGGGCCGAGCCAGGACCGAGCTGCCGACCCGGCCACGTGCGAGCCCGTCAAGCTGGGCCGCAAGCGCGACCACACGCGTGATCCGGAAATCCTCGAGGCCGCCCTGGCGGTCCTTGCCGAGACGGGCTACGACGGCATGACCATTGACATGGTGGCGGCGCGGGCCAAGGCCGGCAAGGCCACGCTGTACCGCCGCTGGCCGTCAAAGGCGGAACTCGTGTTGGACGCCGTCGCCTGCCTGAAGATGGGCGACACCGACCCCGCACACCTGCCGGACACCGGGACGTTGCGCGGGGACCTGGTGGCCATGATCAAGCCGCACTCCATTGAGGCGAATGAGCGCAAGCTGCAGATCATGGCCGGGCTCATGTCGATGCTCAGCCGCTCCCCGGAGTTGATGGAGGCGGCCACCGCGACCATCGTCGAACCCAGGGTGGCCGTGAACCGGGTGTTCATGGGCCGCGCCGTGGCGCGCGGGGAGATCGCCGACACCCTCGACGTCGAAATGCTTTCGCTCGTCACGCCCGCCATGGCCGCCTTCCGCGTTCTAGTGCTCAAGAAGCCCGTGGACAGGGAGTTTTTGATCTCGATGATCGACGGCGTGCTGTTGCCGGCGGTGGACCTCGGCTCCGGGGAGCGGCAAGCGGACTAG
- a CDS encoding M15 family metallopeptidase has translation MNYGKSARPAARRTRLWILVVVLGGALIAAGTSAAGFLGRATGPADGVVPDGTTVFDDGVPAVAKLNPALLGALRSAATDAAGSGVTFYVSSGWRSPKYQEKLLHEAVSDYGSEAEAARWVATAETSAHVAGDAVDVGGADAASWLARHGAGYGLCQVYANESWHYELRPEAARKGCPPMYADPTADPRMRQ, from the coding sequence ATGAACTACGGCAAATCAGCACGGCCAGCGGCCCGTCGCACCCGTTTGTGGATCCTCGTCGTCGTCCTGGGCGGGGCGCTCATCGCTGCCGGGACGTCGGCAGCCGGGTTCCTGGGCCGGGCCACGGGGCCGGCGGACGGCGTCGTCCCCGACGGAACAACTGTTTTCGACGACGGTGTTCCGGCCGTGGCCAAGCTCAACCCGGCCCTGCTCGGTGCGCTCCGCAGCGCGGCAACGGACGCCGCCGGCAGTGGTGTCACGTTCTACGTCAGCAGCGGCTGGCGTTCGCCGAAGTATCAGGAAAAGCTGCTGCACGAGGCCGTTTCCGACTACGGCTCCGAGGCCGAAGCCGCCCGCTGGGTGGCCACCGCCGAGACCTCGGCCCACGTGGCGGGCGACGCGGTCGACGTCGGGGGCGCCGATGCGGCCTCGTGGCTGGCACGGCACGGAGCCGGGTACGGGCTGTGCCAGGTCTACGCCAATGAGTCCTGGCACTATGAACTGCGCCCCGAAGCGGCACGGAAGGGCTGCCCGCCCATGTATGCCGACCCCACCGCGGACCCCAGGATGCGCCAGTGA
- a CDS encoding SGNH/GDSL hydrolase family protein has translation MGDSFTEGIGDPEPSSPGGFRGWADRLAEELSRDRDDFRYANLAIRGRLLGQILDEQLEPALALKPDLISISAGGNDLIRPGSDPDALAERLDAAVGKMTAGGSTVLLFNGPDIRDTPVLGMVRGRVAIYNENLRTIAARHDAVVADMWSMRELTAPQMWAEDRLHFAPLGHHTITIMALNALNVPHSLVPAVVPPLPPQKWQTARAEDLVWAREFLVPWVLRRLRHQSSGHGISPKRPTPAPVFGDGLPPVAGG, from the coding sequence ATGGGCGACTCCTTCACGGAAGGCATCGGCGACCCCGAACCGAGCAGTCCCGGCGGTTTCCGCGGCTGGGCCGACCGCCTCGCGGAGGAGCTAAGCCGGGACCGGGACGACTTCAGGTACGCCAACCTGGCCATCCGCGGCCGGCTCCTGGGCCAAATCCTGGACGAACAGCTTGAGCCGGCGTTGGCGCTCAAACCGGACCTCATCAGCATTTCCGCCGGCGGCAACGACCTTATCCGCCCCGGCTCGGATCCCGATGCCCTGGCCGAACGGCTCGATGCCGCGGTCGGCAAGATGACGGCCGGCGGCTCAACGGTATTGCTGTTCAATGGCCCCGACATCCGCGACACCCCCGTCCTTGGCATGGTGCGCGGGCGCGTGGCGATCTACAACGAGAACCTGCGCACCATCGCCGCCCGGCACGACGCCGTCGTGGCGGACATGTGGTCGATGCGGGAGTTGACGGCCCCGCAGATGTGGGCCGAGGACCGGCTGCACTTTGCCCCGCTGGGCCACCACACGATCACCATCATGGCCCTGAACGCGCTGAACGTGCCCCATTCCCTGGTGCCGGCCGTGGTGCCGCCGCTGCCCCCGCAAAAGTGGCAGACGGCCCGGGCCGAGGACCTGGTGTGGGCCCGGGAGTTCCTGGTGCCGTGGGTGCTGCGCCGGCTCCGCCACCAGTCCTCCGGCCACGGCATCTCGCCGAAACGGCCCACCCCGGCCCCCGTCTTTGGCGACGGCCTTCCGCCGGTCGCGGGCGGCTAA
- a CDS encoding bifunctional o-acetylhomoserine/o-acetylserine sulfhydrylase encodes MNNAWSFETRQIHVGQEPDAATGARALPIYQTSSFVFPSAESAAARFALAELEPIYTRIGNPTQDAVEQRIASLEGGVAALLLSSGQAATTFAILNLAQAGDHIVSSPSIYGGTYNLLAHSLKRLGIEVTFVADPDNLDEWRAAVRPNTKAFFGEVVSNPRQDVLDLENISAIAHEAGVPLLVDNTLATPYLIRPLEWGADIVIHSATKYLGGHGSAIAGVIVDGGKFDFAADPEKFPGFNTPDVTYNGLVYARDLGVGSALGANLAYILKARVQLLRDLGSAVAPFNAFLIAQGIETLSLRVDRHVSNAVAVATWLEENENVEAVAYAGIPSSPWFERGRKYGPKGTGAVIAFDIKGGAEAGKRFVDGLELHSHVANIGDVRSLVIHPASTTHAQLSPEEQLAAGVRPGLVRLSVGLEGIEDILADLEAGFRAAKSA; translated from the coding sequence ATGAACAATGCCTGGTCCTTTGAAACCCGCCAGATCCATGTAGGCCAGGAGCCCGATGCCGCCACCGGTGCGCGGGCCCTGCCGATCTACCAGACCTCATCCTTCGTGTTCCCGTCGGCCGAAAGCGCCGCCGCACGCTTCGCCCTGGCCGAGCTGGAACCCATCTACACCCGCATCGGCAACCCCACGCAGGACGCCGTGGAACAGCGGATCGCCAGCCTCGAAGGCGGTGTGGCCGCCCTGCTGCTGTCCTCCGGCCAGGCCGCCACCACGTTCGCCATCCTGAACCTGGCCCAGGCCGGGGACCACATCGTCTCCAGCCCCAGCATCTACGGCGGCACCTACAACCTGCTGGCGCACAGCCTCAAGCGTCTGGGCATCGAGGTCACGTTCGTCGCCGACCCCGACAACCTGGACGAATGGCGCGCCGCCGTCCGCCCCAACACCAAGGCATTCTTCGGCGAAGTGGTCTCCAACCCGCGCCAGGACGTGCTGGACCTGGAAAACATCAGCGCGATCGCCCACGAGGCCGGCGTGCCGCTGCTCGTGGACAACACCCTGGCCACCCCGTACCTGATCCGCCCGCTGGAATGGGGCGCGGACATCGTCATCCACTCCGCCACCAAGTACCTGGGCGGCCACGGCAGCGCGATTGCCGGCGTGATCGTCGACGGCGGCAAGTTCGACTTCGCGGCCGATCCGGAGAAGTTCCCCGGCTTCAACACCCCCGACGTGACTTACAACGGCCTGGTCTACGCCCGTGACCTTGGCGTCGGCAGCGCGCTGGGCGCCAACCTCGCCTACATCCTCAAGGCCCGCGTTCAGCTCCTGCGTGACCTCGGCTCCGCCGTCGCCCCCTTCAACGCGTTCCTGATCGCCCAGGGCATCGAGACGCTGAGCCTGCGCGTGGACCGCCACGTCAGCAACGCCGTCGCCGTCGCCACCTGGCTGGAGGAAAACGAGAACGTCGAGGCCGTGGCCTACGCCGGGATCCCGTCCAGCCCGTGGTTTGAGCGCGGCCGCAAGTACGGCCCCAAGGGCACCGGCGCCGTCATCGCCTTCGACATCAAGGGCGGTGCCGAGGCCGGCAAGCGCTTCGTGGACGGCCTGGAACTGCACTCGCACGTTGCCAACATCGGCGACGTCCGCTCGCTGGTGATCCACCCGGCATCCACCACGCACGCCCAGCTGTCCCCGGAGGAGCAGCTCGCAGCAGGTGTCCGCCCGGGCCTGGTGCGCCTGTCCGTGGGCCTCGAAGGCATCGAGGACATCCTGGCCGACCTCGAAGCCGGGTTCCGCGCAGCAAAATCGGCGTGA
- the metX gene encoding homoserine O-acetyltransferase MetX, which produces MGQGGGVLRSVGIGALPLEAGGVLPQVTMAFECWGTLNAAGNNAVLIQHALTGSTHVSRGDSEEDGWWEGLVGPGSVIDTEKYFVVAANMLGGCYGTTGPSSIADDGAPYGSRFPFVTIRDSVQAEARLAERLGISKWHAVVGGSMGGARALEWAVSFPERVRRCAVVASCAASTAEQIAFAQAQVLAIRQDPHFAGGDYYDGAAPTAGLGLARRIAHITYRSEAEMGARFGRSVQPGEDPLSHGRLRPAAGGSVQDRYQVESYLDHQARKLVSRFDANSYIAITEALMSHDVARDRGTLQDALARTAGVEFLVAAVNSDRLYFPAQSEELAAALPGDVTVRRIDSGIGHDGFLTEVGAVGELLRESFFTR; this is translated from the coding sequence GTGGGCCAGGGTGGCGGCGTGCTGCGCTCGGTAGGCATCGGCGCGCTGCCACTGGAAGCCGGGGGGGTGCTGCCCCAGGTCACCATGGCCTTTGAATGCTGGGGCACCCTGAACGCGGCCGGCAACAACGCCGTGCTCATCCAGCACGCACTCACCGGAAGCACCCACGTCAGTCGCGGGGACTCCGAGGAGGACGGCTGGTGGGAAGGCCTGGTGGGCCCGGGCTCGGTCATCGACACCGAAAAGTACTTCGTGGTGGCCGCCAACATGCTTGGCGGCTGCTACGGCACCACCGGTCCGTCCAGCATTGCCGACGACGGCGCCCCCTACGGCTCCCGGTTCCCGTTCGTGACCATCCGTGACTCCGTCCAGGCGGAGGCCCGGCTGGCCGAGCGGCTGGGCATCAGCAAGTGGCATGCCGTCGTTGGCGGTTCCATGGGCGGCGCCAGGGCACTGGAGTGGGCGGTATCGTTCCCGGAGCGCGTGCGGCGCTGCGCCGTCGTGGCGTCCTGTGCCGCAAGTACGGCGGAGCAGATCGCCTTCGCCCAGGCGCAGGTGCTGGCCATCCGCCAGGACCCGCACTTTGCCGGCGGCGACTACTACGACGGCGCCGCCCCCACCGCGGGCTTGGGGCTGGCACGGCGGATCGCCCACATCACCTACCGCTCCGAGGCGGAGATGGGGGCACGGTTTGGACGCTCAGTCCAGCCCGGGGAGGACCCGCTCAGCCACGGCCGGCTGCGCCCCGCCGCGGGCGGCTCCGTGCAGGACCGGTACCAGGTGGAAAGCTACCTTGACCACCAGGCCCGCAAGCTCGTCAGCCGCTTCGACGCCAACAGCTACATCGCCATCACCGAGGCGCTCATGAGCCACGACGTCGCCCGCGACCGCGGCACCCTGCAGGACGCCCTGGCGCGCACCGCCGGCGTGGAATTCCTGGTGGCCGCCGTCAACAGCGACCGCCTCTACTTCCCGGCCCAATCCGAGGAACTGGCCGCCGCCCTGCCCGGCGACGTCACCGTCCGCCGGATCGACTCGGGGATCGGGCACGACGGGTTCCTGACCGAGGTAGGCGCCGTCGGCGAACTGCTGCGGGAATCGTTCTTCACCCGGTAG
- a CDS encoding alpha/beta hydrolase, whose translation MSQTPTVLWSRPEIERPGTPLLVMFHGYGADEADLFGLAAQLPADFTVASVQGPLQAGPGRAWFPLGTDLSYSLDSVTEAAADVEAWLDTVRGDYSSVTLLGFSQGMCMATTLLRHRPADYAAVVGLSGFVVDDEGNPFFDDAAVAAAKPELFWGRDQADPVIPEASVEFTNTWMRAHVSLTKVLYTGIWHGINAQEMAHVSEFLQYKVLK comes from the coding sequence ATGAGCCAAACCCCCACCGTCTTGTGGTCCCGTCCCGAAATTGAACGCCCCGGCACACCCCTGCTGGTCATGTTCCACGGCTACGGCGCCGACGAAGCCGACCTCTTCGGCCTGGCCGCACAGCTTCCCGCCGACTTCACCGTGGCGTCCGTGCAGGGCCCCCTGCAGGCAGGCCCGGGCCGTGCCTGGTTCCCGCTGGGCACCGACCTTTCCTACTCCCTGGACTCCGTGACGGAGGCGGCCGCCGACGTCGAGGCCTGGCTGGACACCGTCCGCGGCGACTACAGCTCGGTGACGCTGCTGGGCTTCTCGCAGGGCATGTGCATGGCCACCACCTTGCTGCGGCACCGGCCCGCGGACTATGCCGCCGTCGTCGGCCTGTCGGGTTTCGTGGTGGACGACGAAGGCAACCCGTTCTTCGACGACGCCGCCGTCGCAGCCGCCAAGCCCGAGCTCTTCTGGGGCCGGGACCAGGCCGATCCCGTCATCCCCGAGGCCTCCGTGGAGTTCACCAACACCTGGATGCGCGCCCACGTGTCGTTGACCAAGGTGCTGTACACGGGCATCTGGCACGGCATCAACGCCCAGGAGATGGCCCACGTCAGCGAGTTCCTGCAGTACAAGGTGCTGAAGTAA
- a CDS encoding response regulator transcription factor, with product MRVLIVEDEPFMSEAIRDGLRLEAIAADIAGDGNAAIELLDLNSYDLAILDRDIPGPSGDEIARRIVASGSGIPILMLTAADRIDDKASGFELGADDYLTKPFELRELVMRLRALDRRRAHARPPVSEIAGLRLDPFRREVFRDGRYVALTRKQFAVLEVLVAADGGVISAEELLERAWDENADPFTNAVRITVSALRKRLGEPWLIATVPGVGYRIDAAPDTAREGRGHG from the coding sequence ATGCGTGTGTTGATCGTCGAGGACGAACCCTTCATGTCCGAAGCCATCCGCGACGGCCTGCGGCTGGAGGCGATCGCGGCCGACATTGCCGGGGACGGAAACGCAGCCATTGAACTGCTGGACCTCAACTCCTATGACCTGGCCATCCTGGACCGCGACATCCCGGGGCCGTCCGGAGACGAGATTGCCCGCCGGATCGTCGCCTCCGGCAGCGGCATCCCGATCCTGATGCTCACCGCCGCCGACAGGATTGATGACAAGGCCTCGGGGTTCGAGCTTGGCGCCGACGACTACCTCACCAAACCGTTCGAGCTGCGCGAGCTCGTGATGCGGCTGCGAGCGCTGGACCGCAGGCGCGCACACGCCAGGCCCCCGGTCAGCGAGATCGCAGGACTCCGCCTGGACCCGTTTCGCCGGGAGGTCTTTCGCGACGGTCGCTACGTCGCGTTGACCAGGAAGCAGTTCGCGGTCCTTGAGGTCCTTGTCGCGGCCGACGGCGGCGTCATCAGCGCCGAGGAACTGCTGGAGCGTGCCTGGGACGAGAACGCGGACCCGTTCACCAACGCCGTCCGGATCACGGTCTCCGCCTTGCGCAAGCGGCTTGGCGAACCGTGGCTCATCGCCACGGTCCCCGGGGTTGGCTACCGCATTGATGCGGCCCCGGACACCGCCCGGGAAGGACGGGGCCATGGATAG